The DNA window ATGTCATTTTGGTCAAGGAAAGGAGGAAGACAAATATTGAATCTTGATAGAACTTACTAGGTTCTTCATCGATGGTGGTTGCTGGGTTCTTCTGCTCCGCCATGTTAactctagagagagaaatcaattAACAGGCGGCCTGAGGTGGTGGGTTGTTAAAGATGactgtttttttataaaaaaaatagctgGCCAAGCCTTTATTTAATAAGtgaaaagaattattaattcaGTTATTTGTTGACTTAGAGAAatcctttaattttaaaataagtcaatgctcaattttttttaagttattaattttattttaaaatataaataattaaatttatgatatttgtcattgtaaaaataattaagttaaaagaaAGGTATTCCACAACAATTCTAAtcaaatgaaatgattttaattaatctcttattttttaaaatggttaatgtatatttaaaatgataggAATCGTTTAATCACAACAATAAAACATGACATAAAAGAAATcacattttttaacaaattatcgAGCTTGTAAGTACttgagaagaacgattaacttcCTGACCGACTCTACCGTCTTTACGAAACAAATCtcaaaaatcattataataatagcattatgaatgatacataTCGGACGACTACGATTATTGAATGTTCGACAATTTTTTATAACCAGATATtccactaaaaaataattgagattttaACTCAATTATATAGCTTTGTCATATCAGtcacatcaatccaaactttctAACAACTACCTAAAAACTCGGGTATTATCTAATGAATCATAGTAATACCGCACAAAAGACTCTAGATATTAGCCACCATTCGATAATGCAAAATAATTGAGTTGTCGATTCATTCTGTTCGTGACACTTAGAGACGTATTTAACTAAGGGCTAAGTCCACcgcaaaaaaattatttaattgtttttttaaattgaaaaaatatattataatatatatatatatataataaaaaaataaaattagaaaggGAATGATGTGTCGTTCCTTTAGTAAATTAGAaatctgaaaattctctcatattaaattttcaatccatTAAAAAGATGACACATCATTTATCTACATTTTTCTATCATTATTTTCACGCTCTTTATCATTTCTCATCATAGTTCCACCattgattcattttttaatttcttttcaaatcGTTTGCAAGCATGTTTGCTTAAATTTTATTCcactaattatttattcttaaattattttttatcaaaatattcatatttatttttctaattctcaagaggtagaatctctttctctttatttttttttctaattcttattttcttaattgGTATGGTGAAGATATTTGCAAGTTTGTTACGAAAATTTATCTTGAAAATTTTAGTATCATGATGACATGATTGCATCGAAGTAtgaattagtatattataaacTTGATGCGGAACAAAATTTGAAAGTTTCTACACTTGTTGAGTTTGATAAACAATTGATCGAAAGTGAGTGATCAAAAGTTTATGTTATGTTGactatattgattatttttttaatattatatatttctatcGCTATCAGTGAGCAAATATTTTCaacaatgaaaaaaatgaagacGAAACTTTGCAATAAAATGAAAGATAATTTTCATGCGAATTGTTTGACACTATATTAAACGagatttaactaaaaatataaatatagattttgTTATAGATGAGTTTTATGttataaaacattatacaacTCAACTTATTTAAACGTTATAATATAACATctcattatcatatatatatatatatatatatatatatatatatatatatatatatatatatatatatatatatatatatatatatatatatatatatatatatatatatatatatatatatatatatatatatatatatatatatatatatatataatttatatgatttattacattaaattcAAGCCACTATAtatgaaattatgtttttataatctttaaataatttagattttatatGGGTATGTCCATGATTGATTGAGTCTATAAAAGTAGATAGTTATTTTTATCATAGTATGAAGTCTAATGaccaatttaaataattgaaaaagtCTAGACAcataaacaatatttcataatcatcttattatttgaataaatactAGCATAACCCCATTTTGATGGTTATCGTTTCTTTCTTACTTCTTCATAGCTTGGTTTCTTGATATTGATCTTGAGTTTTAATATGGTATCAGAACAAGAGGAAGATTATTCAAGTCCATCAGAGAATTGGACGTTACTTTAATGAAACTTCTTGCAAATAAATAAGTGAAGACAACGATGAAAACAATGGATAGAAACTAAATCAATGAAAATTCTTCAAGTTTGGAAGAAGACATtggtaatatattgaaaaatgttcttaaagaaaggaagaagaaatcaaaaaaaaagattgatatTAACTATGTTTCTAGTTTAGAAAACGAAACAAACGAAACCCTAAACCTTCTATGAAAtggaaaagaaaacaaagaCAAAGAAGTCTTGAAGGGATCTATCTCACATGAAGGTAAAGCAACACTTCGATGCTTCTAAGATTGCTAGGTGATTAGATTCtcgttgagataaaacaccatcctTCCGATGTTTTTTTTGTCGTCTATGTCACCGACTAGGTTACTTTTAGTAAAATCAatgagttcttcaacttctcatCCTCTTCTTAACTAAATCACAAAGCTCGTCGTCCCTTCAcgtaacgaagaatgtgttttactgcCTATTGGTGTAGAGTGGTGTGTTGCTACATGTATCGACTCAATATTCCAATTGCATAAGAGATATCAGGTCGAGTGTGCATCAAGTACCTGAAACACCCAATGATATTCCTATACTCCTTCAGATCCAATAATATTCCTTCTACATCCTTTCTAAGCTGCAACTTTGCTTCCATCAGATACTTGCTCGAGTTACAATCCTCTATTGCAAActgtttcaacaccttcttcgcatAAGTTGGCTGCTCTACATTGATGCTATCTTCCTTCTGATTCACCTCAATACTAAGGTAGTACGAGAGTAAACCCaagatcactcatctcgaactccttcatcatctatATTTGAACTCCTCAACTCTCTTGATTCTTGATCCTGTCACGATcaagtcatcaacatatatgCCAACAATGAGTACTTCTTCTCCATGGTTTCTTGTGTACACAACCTTCTCTTGAGAACATTTCACAAAGCCAagactcatcattctcttgttgaggCAAGCGTTCCACACCCTTGGTGCTTGACATAGTGTGCTCTtcaattttgatgatgaagccTTCAGGTTGAGTGACATAGACTTCTTCTTCGATGTCACCATTTAGAAATGTTGATTTGACATCCAAGTGGTGAATCTACCATCCACGGTAAGCTACAATGACAAGAATTAGCCTAATTGTGTCAAGTTTCGCCACCGATGCAAAGGtctcctcaaagtcaacgccTTGCTTCTGCACATAACCTTTCGTTACCAATCTCGCTTTGTGCATGAAGATGTTGTCTTCATTGTATTTTTTAACTTGAAAACCCACTTTAACTAGATGGTCTTGTGAATGAGTGGTAAGTCGGTGAACTCCCATGTCTTGTTATTCCTGATGGACTCAAGCTCTTTCTTCATTGACTCATTCCATAGCTCTTCGACTTCCCCCTCGTGATATATTGTTGACTTGTCGGTGGTGAGGAATAATAATTCATCAAGATCCATCTCTACTAGAGGTGTCTTCGCATAGACATCTCGTTGGATTCCGAACTCCACAGAAGTTTGTACGAGCTTGTTGTTTTCGTTTcaccactcccacttcttctcctcctcgaacacaacatctctacttATATGGATTTTCCCGCAAGCTGGATTAATATACATGTGTGTCTTGCTTCCCGTCTTCGAGTTTCATAATTCTGGTGATCTTTTCGTCGATCTCATTGAACTTCTCTTAATGGCCAGTCTTATGGTTTCTTTCTCCATTGTCAATGTACCACATGTCAGTGTGATTATACTCATTACCACTTGGGATGATattctccatgactttctcttcattgagcATCACCACATCCGGTTCCTCCTTAAACAATTCTTGCACAAACTCTTCGAGGTTTGTCTCATCGTCTTCGGACAAAACATTTGTCACTCCCTCAGCAAACATAAATGTTAACTCCTCGTCATAGAAGTTATTAAGGTTTGCCTCATCGTTTTTGGGCAAAACATTCGTCACTACCTTAACAAACATTAATTTTGGCTCTTCGTCATAGAATCTATTGAGGTTTGCCTCATCGTCGAGCCTTTTGTTAGGGCACTCAAACACGTAGTATACGTACTTTTAACAAGCATAGCATTTCACTGTGCTCTTGTATTTGCGGGGCTTGGTGTCTTCTTATTGAGGTGAGCTTTCTCCACGACCTCGACCTTGACCGTTATCTCCATCGTTGCCACTACGACTCGGCGATCCAGAAGAAAAATTCATTtgtgacatccattcatcatgcgtgagTAATGGGTGTTTTTCCTCTTAGTCTCCGTAGCCATAAATGAagacatccattcatcatgcgtgagTAATGGGTGCTCTTTCTCTTGGTCTCCATAGCCACTAAGTATCTCTTCGGGGACTTTGAGAGACGGTCATATTTTTTAGGTCACCAAATTGTTCGATGTTGGTCACaatcttatttttgttatacGGCTCTAAGGAACTTATTGATGACGAAAATCTCCTCTATCTTCTCTTCCAGTGAGCGGATACCAGTCACGatgaatgtcaattttatggAGAAATCATCCACGGATTCCCCGTTCTTCATGTGAATCGCCTCGAAGTGTGTCTTCAAGGTTTTTAATTTTGCCTCtttgactctctccactccatCATGCATCGTCTTTAGCATCTCCCACGCTAGCTTGGTAGAATCCTTCTCGGCCACCATGAGAAGGATGTCCTCGGAGAGTGCTTGATAGATGGTTGCGAGAGCCATTCTATCCTTCTGTTCGTCAACCTCGTCAAACATCACGACTTTTCATACTCCTTGTGTTTGTAAGTTTACCCGCATATTCAACGCTcacaccgagtagttactcttcgtgagtaacggTTAGGAGAGCGTCACATCCCTTCTCTTCTGATCTTCATTGTCACTGCCTCTCTAGTTGATTTTGACGACATGTTCTTCAgataggctctgataccaaatgttggttCTAATTATCGGATATTCTAAGAACAATTATGAATAAATGAAACTTTGGAAAAACTGGgcaaaacaataatatttgttgaaaAGGAAAAGTTTTAAGAGTCTTTAGTGTTATATatcaacctttacaaacaacttttataaatgagtaaattagtctagaaaccctaaattaattatacatacaAGCTCAAgtccattaataattaaataaacctaaTTGCATAAAAGACAAAGAccaacaatttttaatttactgACAAAATTAATGCTTAGACTCATATTGGTCTCTAGTTCAATTCCGTCGTAATTAAGAATAGTAAAATGCAACAAATTGATGCTTTGTATGAGAAGAGTGGATACAGAATTGATACAGAAAGAACTATTAAAGATGGAAAGGAATTACAAGGAAAATATATAAGCTTTGACAACGGTAAGATTTGATTTTGCCTACACGATCGAATTCGACAGATAGGATTAAGATGTAGAAAGAGCAAGTAGTTAAGGAAAGGAAGACTACAGATAAAGAGAAAGTTCGAGCTCTGATGGAGATCTCAAACGATGAAGATGATggacaaattaattattaagatagTGTATTTGAAGgagaattttgtttaaaaaggTTTTGGAGTGAAAAATGGTGAGAGgacttatttaaaaagatttttaattaaagagtttataagaaaaataaaaattatataaggaTTGATTTAAAATGGTTTATTAGTTTAAGGACCAAATTAATGTATACTAggcaaattttacatttttcctTGAAAATTATTTACCAGATTACCGACGCATAATATGGTCAGTATTTATGTGTCTGGGAAAATCATAAACTGGTGTAGTgagaaatgaaaaatgaattatttgataattttatcattttaaaatattttctacaaCATTATCATTTTATACTTTCTTCTTTTATCTCATACTTGTAAAacatagttttatatattttgatgggATGGTGATTACTTcaggggaaatttgacgaaatgatccAAAAAATAGTCTTAGATGCGCTGATAAATTAAATTGCGCAAATGACTTCTTCAAAATGTTCTGACGAAATTATTCTCATCTTATGTAAAGGGGTatgatcgtcacgcgaaggacATGATCAATCTGGACTTTTCACAAGCCTTTCCTTCGTGTGACGATCCtccccttcgcgttacgcgaatggagtattttcgtcaaaaaaatttCAAGTAGTCACCAACgtaatttaatttatgcgcTGGTCACCAGCGCATTTAACCCATTTTTAGGAGCATTTCGTCAAATTAAGCTTGtttaatcttgatttttttagtcttctattatttttttttaactattttgattaAACAATAAAGTAGGTTATTTAGGATTtagttagtttaattattaaaatattttttattatttaaaatttatatttaataaaagtaaattaaaaatattttaataaaaaaaacaagtgatttaatgtttataaataatagtgATTAgagagaatttataaaaaaataatagtgatTTTTATCCCTCTTCTAGTCTAGCGGCAACCAGAGTAATTTTGTGCCTAGTTAAATGTTTAAATGTGTTTACCGCTATGTGCTTAACCCTTTCTACGAGCATTTTGAGATTAAGTAGAGTATGCATGTGGAGTGTCATAATAATTcttcttaaattcaaaaaaataatatttttttataaaaaaaacatcagACGTATCTCTaagtaaaatgttttttttttgtttttattttcttaactatttaaaacatatttattaatttatatatcacaaaatttaataatcagtaaaatatattatatatgttaaattatatagttttaaaattttatcatttatgtaattttttaaaatttaagtatatatatttaaattctatattagtttttttaataataattttgagcaaattttattaaatatagaattttaaatattaacaattttttgaattttatttggattagtGTCAtctaattcattttattaaaatattttataatattgaataaaataaaatttaaaatataaattttattaaatttaaataattatgaaaaaaatattttatttaattgaaaagtataaaaatattataaaataaattgaataacaATATAATCTAAGATTAAatgattgaatatatatatatatatatatatatatatatatatatatatatatatatatatatatatatatatatatataaattaacaatgtaaaattcatcaaaatgattaaatgagttaatttttaataatatataaaattttggtaAATATTTTGATAGTTGTAATCTTTGATAAGTTCTCCTCATCTCTAAGTGAAGATCCAGCAGTTGAGCGTTGAACTTTCACCA is part of the Impatiens glandulifera chromosome 1, dImpGla2.1, whole genome shotgun sequence genome and encodes:
- the LOC124910368 gene encoding uncharacterized protein LOC124910368 encodes the protein MFDEVDEQKDRMALATIYQALSEDILLMVAEKDSTKLAWEMLKTMHDGVERVKEAKLKTLKTHFEAIHMKNGESVDDFSIKLTFIVTGIRSLEEKIEEIFVINKFLRAYVYYVFECPNKRLDDEANLNRFYDEEPKLMFVKVVTNVLPKNDEANLNNFYDEELTFMFAEGVTNVLSEDDETNLEEFVQELFKEEPDVVMLNEEKVMENIIPSGNEYNHTDMWYIDNGERNHKTGH